A window from Phycisphaeraceae bacterium encodes these proteins:
- a CDS encoding diaminopimelate epimerase, producing MAALFVLIAALVLRRAGVATWIEPEALGDGVVLLLVLAGTIGVALLAIGASVLPWNRPGAGHRAWSRSARRTRLVSAFAPLWLAAAILGFGWFDLVQQWIGDWILVDEAITIAPAIAAMIIAWSAHSAFVVRHTPSMSRVAIVLTQARIFLPLLLVPVGTVLAAQEVVARIMPAGSAWSEWVGLGCAIAALLLAPALVIPALSTAPLPERGDLRERMEALFTKNKVRVCEVRLWNTGGTMMNGVALGILPRVRWVLLTDALIDSLTDEEALAVAGHEAGHLRHRHMAWLAGACIGGVGAGGVGITTLMEWWAPPVLRGAAGEWVALGLLLGLVVLFFGTMSRLCERQADAYAAVSLSPCETIEPAAVEAMRRALAIVAYANGIPPTRPSFRHGSIDSRRRRLAALSGVAKRNLPVDRQMRWMQGLIVLAIVVTLLDGLIALPPLRDGGSKMTPTESAMKFVKMQGLGNDYVYVDADEERIDDPASMARCVSDRHFGIGSDGLILISRPSEPERADARMRMFNADGSEGEMCGNGIRCVAKFVVDSGRSKAKPLRVETARGVLDIDWRLGPDGRVSTASVSMGEPILAMSRIPAAIPGVDAGSPVVDHPLPAAFFGELDGSWRRLAGLEPAITLVSLGNPHVVLYASDLDAIPLERVGPHLERHPWFPQRINVHFVTIRSPREVRMRTWERGSGITLACGTGASAVCVAGVLTGRSGPEIMAHLPGGALELAWPGVGRSVRMSGPAIEVFRGELAAPPRTTGAGR from the coding sequence ATGGCGGCTCTCTTCGTCCTCATCGCCGCGCTGGTGTTGCGGCGAGCCGGCGTGGCGACATGGATCGAGCCGGAAGCGCTCGGCGATGGGGTGGTGCTGCTTCTGGTCCTCGCCGGCACCATCGGTGTGGCGCTGCTCGCCATCGGCGCAAGTGTGCTGCCTTGGAATCGCCCCGGGGCGGGACACCGCGCTTGGAGTCGATCGGCGCGACGGACCCGCTTGGTGAGCGCGTTTGCTCCACTCTGGCTGGCGGCGGCGATTCTCGGGTTCGGCTGGTTCGATCTGGTGCAGCAGTGGATCGGCGACTGGATCCTCGTCGATGAAGCGATCACGATCGCGCCGGCGATCGCCGCGATGATCATCGCGTGGTCGGCGCACTCGGCGTTCGTAGTGCGGCACACGCCATCGATGTCGCGGGTGGCCATCGTCCTGACCCAGGCACGGATCTTCCTGCCGCTCCTGCTCGTGCCCGTCGGAACGGTGCTCGCGGCACAGGAGGTCGTGGCTCGCATCATGCCGGCGGGGAGCGCATGGAGTGAATGGGTGGGCCTCGGTTGCGCCATTGCGGCCCTCCTGCTGGCGCCCGCGCTCGTCATTCCCGCGCTCTCGACTGCACCGTTGCCCGAGCGCGGTGACCTTCGCGAGCGCATGGAGGCCCTCTTCACCAAGAACAAGGTCCGTGTCTGCGAGGTGCGCCTCTGGAACACCGGGGGCACGATGATGAATGGCGTTGCCCTCGGCATCCTGCCGCGCGTGCGGTGGGTGCTGCTGACTGATGCGCTCATCGACTCGCTGACGGATGAAGAGGCCCTTGCGGTCGCGGGCCATGAAGCGGGACACCTCAGGCATCGCCACATGGCATGGCTGGCCGGCGCGTGCATTGGCGGCGTGGGCGCAGGTGGAGTCGGGATCACCACGCTCATGGAGTGGTGGGCGCCCCCGGTGCTGAGGGGTGCAGCAGGGGAGTGGGTGGCGCTCGGGCTCCTGCTTGGGTTGGTGGTTCTCTTCTTCGGGACCATGTCGCGCCTCTGCGAGCGCCAGGCCGACGCGTATGCGGCCGTGTCCCTTTCACCATGTGAGACGATCGAGCCCGCGGCGGTCGAGGCGATGCGCCGGGCGCTCGCGATCGTCGCCTATGCCAACGGCATCCCGCCGACACGGCCATCCTTCCGGCATGGATCGATCGATTCGCGTCGCCGCCGCCTGGCGGCGCTGAGCGGCGTGGCCAAGCGAAATCTGCCCGTCGATCGCCAGATGCGCTGGATGCAGGGGCTGATTGTCCTTGCCATCGTGGTCACGCTGCTCGATGGGCTCATCGCGCTTCCGCCCCTTCGGGATGGCGGCTCTAAGATGACTCCCACGGAGTCAGCCATGAAGTTCGTCAAGATGCAGGGTCTCGGCAACGACTATGTCTATGTGGATGCGGACGAAGAGCGCATCGATGACCCTGCGTCCATGGCACGCTGCGTCTCGGATCGTCACTTCGGCATCGGCTCCGACGGGCTCATTCTCATCAGTCGTCCGAGCGAACCCGAGCGCGCCGATGCCCGCATGAGGATGTTCAACGCCGACGGCAGTGAAGGCGAGATGTGCGGCAACGGCATTCGCTGCGTCGCGAAGTTCGTCGTCGACAGCGGTCGGTCGAAAGCGAAGCCGCTGCGAGTCGAGACGGCGCGCGGAGTCCTCGACATCGATTGGCGCCTCGGCCCCGATGGCCGGGTGTCGACGGCGTCGGTCTCGATGGGCGAGCCCATCCTGGCGATGAGCCGCATTCCCGCCGCAATTCCGGGAGTCGATGCGGGAAGCCCCGTGGTCGATCATCCTCTTCCAGCGGCCTTCTTCGGTGAGCTCGACGGATCGTGGCGGCGCCTCGCGGGCCTTGAACCGGCGATCACGCTCGTCTCCCTCGGCAATCCCCATGTTGTGCTCTACGCCAGCGATCTCGACGCGATCCCACTCGAGCGCGTGGGGCCTCACCTCGAACGCCATCCGTGGTTTCCGCAGCGGATCAATGTGCACTTCGTCACGATTCGTTCGCCGCGCGAGGTGCGCATGCGAACATGGGAGCGGGGGAGCGGGATCACGCTCGCCTGCGGGACCGGTGCGAGCGCCGTCTGTGTCGCGGGTGTGCTGACCGGACGAAGCGGGCCGGAGATCATGGCCCATCTTCCGGGAGGAGCGCTCGAACTCGCATGGCCCGGTGTCGGTCGCTCGGTGCGCATGAGCGGGCCCGCCATCGAGGTCTTCCGCGGCGAGCTTGCCGCGCCACCTCGCACAACCGGGGCGGGACGCTGA
- a CDS encoding NifU family protein: MPQRVATDLHHRVSEVLELIRPAIQADGGDIELVGVDPDGTVILRFRGACTSCPSRNVTLQSNIEHNLRERVPEVRAVHALDR, encoded by the coding sequence ATGCCGCAGCGCGTCGCCACGGACCTGCATCATCGCGTCAGCGAGGTGCTTGAACTCATCCGTCCCGCCATTCAGGCGGACGGTGGTGACATTGAGCTCGTGGGCGTCGACCCCGACGGCACGGTCATTCTTCGTTTCCGCGGAGCATGCACCAGTTGCCCCTCGCGGAATGTGACGCTCCAGTCGAACATCGAGCACAACCTTCGGGAACGAGTGCCCGAGGTTCGCGCCGTGCATGCCCTTGATCGATGA
- a CDS encoding carbon storage regulator yields the protein MLVITRREGEEVVIGNPAAPLGVVRIATIKGDRVRIAFEFPREVPVHRREVADQITAAEDAGPGVIGQIRPAGEQSTG from the coding sequence ATGCTCGTCATCACACGCCGAGAAGGTGAAGAAGTGGTGATCGGCAACCCTGCCGCTCCGCTGGGTGTCGTGCGCATAGCCACCATCAAGGGCGACCGGGTGCGAATCGCCTTTGAGTTCCCCCGCGAGGTGCCGGTCCACCGACGGGAGGTCGCCGACCAGATCACCGCGGCCGAGGACGCTGGCCCCGGAGTGATCGGGCAGATCCGACCGGCCGGCGAACAGAGCACCGGCTGA
- a CDS encoding flavin reductase: MDWLPADRASIAAILDRIPNSHFILTAAHGDTRCGAHVRWVQQCARTPPMLLVAIEKGHALSAIIRDSHGFALCQVHRDERVLKRLFPAMPEHGVDPFISVPHLRTPSGAPVPLRAMSWFDCEMVRHVDIEADTEIYVGVVHHASLVQPGATVRCHCAEEPSVSIAPAPIEHASNGANGAPAVSSSNRSPRPSDSRPTLPATARGARESAHPANGASRLPVERGPAHSAAESKRPHRSSVIGAGRSSKRR, from the coding sequence ATGGACTGGCTTCCCGCTGATCGTGCGTCAATCGCCGCCATCCTCGATCGCATTCCCAACAGCCACTTCATCTTGACCGCCGCCCACGGGGACACCCGATGCGGCGCGCATGTGCGTTGGGTGCAGCAGTGTGCCCGGACCCCTCCGATGCTGCTGGTCGCCATCGAGAAGGGCCACGCCTTGAGCGCGATCATTCGTGACAGCCACGGATTTGCCCTCTGCCAAGTGCACCGCGATGAGCGCGTGCTGAAGCGCCTCTTTCCCGCCATGCCCGAGCACGGGGTTGATCCCTTCATCTCAGTGCCTCACTTGCGAACGCCATCGGGAGCGCCGGTCCCTCTGCGGGCGATGAGCTGGTTCGATTGTGAAATGGTCCGCCATGTGGACATCGAGGCGGACACGGAAATCTATGTCGGTGTGGTGCACCACGCCTCGCTGGTGCAGCCCGGGGCGACGGTCCGCTGCCACTGCGCCGAGGAGCCCAGCGTGAGCATCGCACCCGCGCCGATCGAACACGCGTCGAATGGCGCCAATGGCGCGCCTGCAGTTTCATCCTCGAACCGATCGCCGCGCCCGAGTGACTCCCGCCCCACGCTCCCGGCCACAGCGAGAGGCGCTCGAGAGAGCGCGCACCCGGCCAACGGCGCCTCTCGACTTCCGGTCGAACGGGGGCCGGCCCACTCGGCGGCGGAGTCGAAACGCCCTCACCGAAGCAGCGTGATCGGCGCCGGACGCAGTTCGAAGAGGCGCTGA
- a CDS encoding DUF2752 domain-containing protein — translation MAVSMSSSAPPAPPMVSAQWLSLGERLASAVVAVVALAVLLIAARLEPSPFGIGTHQQLGLPACSWPLAFGLPCPSCGMTTAFAHAADGHFIAAIKAQPFGALLALATAMAVVVGAFAAITGTRVLTLFSPLLSKAGAIAAVVALLAAWGYKIIEYRAALI, via the coding sequence ATGGCCGTCTCGATGTCATCCAGCGCGCCACCGGCGCCGCCCATGGTGTCGGCGCAGTGGCTCTCGCTCGGCGAGCGCCTCGCCTCGGCCGTGGTTGCGGTGGTGGCGCTTGCGGTCCTGCTCATTGCCGCGAGGCTCGAACCCTCGCCCTTCGGCATCGGAACCCATCAGCAACTCGGCTTGCCCGCCTGCTCGTGGCCTCTTGCCTTCGGGTTGCCATGCCCATCGTGTGGCATGACGACGGCCTTCGCCCACGCCGCCGATGGTCACTTCATCGCGGCGATCAAGGCCCAGCCCTTCGGGGCGCTCCTTGCACTGGCGACGGCCATGGCCGTTGTCGTCGGTGCCTTCGCCGCCATCACCGGTACGCGGGTGCTCACGCTCTTCTCACCCTTGCTCTCCAAGGCTGGCGCCATCGCCGCCGTCGTGGCGCTGCTGGCCGCCTGGGGATACAAGATCATTGAGTATCGGGCCGCGCTCATCTGA
- a CDS encoding membrane dipeptidase, which produces MITPIVDGHLDLAYLALQGVRLEEPSPDPDRVGVTLPALRAGGVRLVFATIFTEWVEERPPDPRAPWEYAGPPDVARSRAGAELQMECYEVLERAGRLSIVRSADDLERAWSGARLNEHGKTPIAALILMECADPIEAPSELEQWVRRGVRAIGPSWAKGSRYAGGNARPGGVTPFGRDFLREMERLGVILDCSHLADRAVDEALDLFGGCVMASHSNARALLGMSQRHLRDDHAKRIAERGGVVGLNLFGRFLAEGRTATIDDVRRHLDHWREWIGVEHLGLGSDFDGGFTPLDCPRGAQRPEDLQQLLDGLRTCGWSEREVRAFAGESWIGFLRRALGGEGAMSSA; this is translated from the coding sequence GTGATCACTCCCATCGTCGACGGACATCTCGACCTGGCCTATCTCGCGCTCCAGGGGGTCAGGCTGGAAGAGCCGTCGCCCGATCCCGATCGCGTGGGAGTGACTCTTCCCGCACTTCGCGCCGGTGGTGTGCGCCTGGTCTTCGCGACGATCTTCACGGAGTGGGTCGAGGAGCGGCCGCCCGATCCTCGCGCGCCGTGGGAGTACGCAGGGCCTCCTGATGTCGCTCGAAGCCGAGCCGGCGCGGAGCTTCAGATGGAGTGCTACGAGGTGCTCGAGCGCGCGGGGCGACTCTCGATCGTGCGCAGCGCCGATGATCTCGAGCGCGCCTGGAGTGGGGCGAGGCTCAACGAACATGGAAAGACGCCCATCGCAGCGCTCATCCTCATGGAGTGCGCCGACCCGATCGAGGCTCCCTCGGAGTTGGAACAGTGGGTGCGGCGCGGCGTGCGCGCCATTGGTCCAAGCTGGGCGAAGGGCTCCCGCTACGCTGGTGGAAATGCGAGGCCTGGAGGAGTCACGCCGTTCGGCCGCGACTTTCTTCGCGAGATGGAGCGATTGGGTGTGATCCTCGATTGTTCGCACCTCGCGGACCGCGCCGTCGATGAGGCGCTCGACCTCTTCGGCGGCTGCGTGATGGCGTCGCACTCCAATGCGCGTGCGCTCCTGGGGATGTCTCAGCGTCATCTTCGCGACGATCATGCGAAGCGGATTGCCGAGCGCGGCGGCGTGGTCGGCCTCAATCTCTTCGGTCGCTTTCTGGCCGAGGGCCGAACGGCAACCATCGACGATGTGCGTCGGCATCTCGACCATTGGCGCGAGTGGATTGGCGTCGAGCACCTCGGGCTCGGCAGCGACTTTGACGGCGGGTTCACGCCGCTCGACTGTCCGCGCGGTGCGCAGCGACCGGAGGATCTTCAGCAACTCCTCGATGGCCTACGCACCTGCGGCTGGAGCGAGCGCGAGGTGCGCGCTTTCGCGGGCGAATCGTGGATCGGATTCCTGCGTCGGGCTCTTGGCGGCGAAGGCGCGATGTCAAGCGCGTGA